The Lutra lutra chromosome 7, mLutLut1.2, whole genome shotgun sequence genome segment CTGAGTTAAAGGCTATTAAGCTTCAAGTAGGAGGCCAATGTAGCATTTTTCTTGGTGCTACTTAGGAATATAACCAAGcagaacaaaagcaaattatATGTATGAGAAACTTTGGATTAAAAAGAGACACTCGAGCCCAAGGATAACAAAATAtagtggcaaaaataaaattaaaccagtTATGTTAGATCCATGACCCCAGAAGACAGATAATACAATTTTATGTACTTTCATTTCAATCAgcaatggaaaattaaaattgaatgcTATGGGAGGAATGTCACATAGTGATAAATTACAAATAACAAACTTCCTAAGTGCTTTTCCTCTAACCTATTAGTTATGATCTTAAACCTTACAGTTATGAAACATTTATTATGGGGCATGTCCCTATACCAGATTCCATTAAGGTGTCAGGAGAGCAGGTGTCTTTTAATCCACTGATTCACAACACATGCCTTTCATTATATCCCAAATGTTACCACTGTTCCCTCTGAATTTTCATATTCTAACAGATTAAAGGTtacttgtactttaaaaaaatatttaggaacatGCACCACTTTTGCAACAAGTTGTATCTATAGTTAGGGACAATGCTTGCAAAAGCAAAAGTGAGTAAATGCAATAAACTGTTGACCCTGAAGAACTGTGTACTTTATGTGGAAGAAAACCACCTATGTAAGAAGTTCAGCAAATTCTGAACAGGATAAATATGTATAGAGAAAGGACTGCTTAAAGAGCCCTATGAATATAGACTCTAATCACAATTAAATTCATCGATCCTTTATTCATAATTCTCACATGGTAAATTCAGAAGGAATGCCTAAGTTGTTATTGTTAGTTTGCTTTTTCAACACAAACTTTCTCTAAGGTTTGAGCAAGCAATAATGGTTTTGGCTTTATTTGATATAATAACATCAGTTTAGGATCTGCCTATGGCTGCTGGATCCAAGTTAAGTCAGAAGACTGCTGAGGAACACCTCATCCTGGGAATCCTCCAGCATCTCCCATAACTGGACTTAATTTAGCATGCCAAGTCTATAACTAAAGAGgacaaaaagtaaaggaaaattctcttttttagtagAAACTTTCTATGAAAAATGGCAATGGTAAAAGCCACATGTGTGTTCAGTCTGGAACAGAATAAACCCTAAAAGCTTAGCTCTCATCTGCTTCATTTTGCTATTCTAGCACATTCTTTTATAAATTACCTTACAGGAAGGGCTGGGTGTGGTAGTACCCTTAAACTTGGAGGATACTAATTTTTCCACGTGTGTATGAGTCACACAAGCGAATGATACTATCAGATCaatctgttgttttaggatgatTTTGTGGGTTATTAAATTCTGTTTGGGCACCTCAGTACAATGTATTTCAATGTAGAGTCAAGGTACTtaccaaattaaacaaaaagtttatatgtttatatccCATATTGTCCAAAACAGCATAATGTAATGATGCTCTAAGACTTacaaattaacttaaatttacaGTACTGTCAACATGATTCCACAAGGTCAAACACCTACCTCTGCTATCAAGTTTCAGTAACCGATACAGAAGTATTTTGGTAAAGTGCCCACACTGAGAGCAGTTAAAAAGCAGCTCctattttctacagaaaaatagTGACAGTGAGTAACTCATCACATTCTCTGAACACTACACTGCACTCACAAATTCTGGAGAGTGATACCCTGGACACACAAGCTTATTTCACATTAGTGAACAgacctaaaatttttataaagttctgaCTTTTGGCCAGAAGATAAAACGTCccatatatacaacatatatacaaACCCTACTTCCTAGCCTCTTAAATTGTGTAGTTCTAAAAATGGCTTTTTGACTTGTCTTTAAagtttaaaagggaaaatgtgtgcaatacatttgtatctgtgCTTCTGAATTaagaaacagtaataaatgagggggaaaaaaagcttagGATAGTAGTAATCTACTTAGATTATGTACATGACCTTTGGGTATTCATGAGAACCAGTTTAAACTGTCCCTCACCTTATGAGCAACTCTGTTTTCTAAGTTACCCAGGAAATGTATCTAaccatttacaaaaacaaaaattcaaacatGCACTTTACAAATCATGGTCTTATTTACCTGCATATTCTTCCACAAGAAaggtatacattaaaaaatattgctcagaaacaaaaatatatattatctcttTCCTTTATCATTTAGGCATATAAATAGTCTACTGAAGATGACGCATCATTcaacaaacaaatgcaaaaactGCTTTATATAAAGTGTGGTTCTCTGCTATTTagcaatataaaatacaaaatgattacAATATAATTAGCTAATAAGGAGCTAAATTCAAGAGATTTGCAAACCAATACAGCAGTGAACAGTCCCTTATACAAAAGTCCAGTAAGGAAGAGTCAATTTCGTAACAGGTTACATAAAAATCAGGGCcaaaaaatgcattataaatgCAAAAAAGAGCACTGCTTCATCAGTACATTCTTCAGTCTTGTTTGGACTAGATACCAAACTTACTGTTCACTTTTCGGTTCTTCTTGTTTTCCATTAAGTTCTTGATCAACTCTGTTTAATGAAAAACAACAGAGATAATAAGACACTAGCAACTaaacaattttctttctaaaaattgtgACTACTTTTAGCATAGAATATTATTCTGTTAAAAACAAAGCTTTGCAAAGAAGCAGACATAGTAAAAAGGTTACCAAACATTTCCCCAACcaggaaagataatttttaaagacaaaaggaCACTGGCAAGAAATGTGCTTGTTGTTTCTTTGAAGATTACTGAATACTGTACATACAAATGCTCAGAGTTGTATTAAAAGTTAAATTGCAACAggtatattaaaatcttaaactGTAGCATGGCTGGGATCTAACTGATTAGAGAGTGGCAGGAAAAACAACTCCctcaaaaatgattttgttaaCTGAAATACTAAAATGTCACTAATGCCACCAAATGATCcatgtttttaaattcagtgataaaaatgcatatttaagaaACGATTCtccaaaattttttattaatatacgTAGAATATAAATGCTTTTCACTTATTTTGATAGTAAGAAGCCATTAAATAACTGGAAATATCTAGATGTGGTTAAAAATCGAACTGAATTAGAATGGGTTGCATAGAGACCTATCAAAATTTAGGCAAGTGGGGATTAGAAGAATTATGTAATTACAACACAACTATAAACAACACTTTAAAGATAATGTACAACAGTCTATTACTCTTTGTACTAGTCTGAATTACTGATGGAGGGGAGTTTAAAACTTGGTACAATATACGAAGATACTCTtcacatttgtttccattttttgatcATCACCACCCATTACTAGGAGCACCTGAACATTAGTGAATGAAACCTAAAAGTCTTGGTCTGTGTAAAGTcaaattaataacatttaaaaacattttttatgctGGTATCAAAAATATaagtggagggacgcctgggtggctcagttggttgagcagctgccttcggctcaggtcatgatcccagcgtcctgggatcgagtcccacatcgggctccttgttctgtggggagcctgcttctccctctgcttctgcctcccactctgtctgcctgtgctcgctctctctccctctctctctgacaaaaaaaaatatatatatatataagtggtATATAGTCTCGATAAGGCATGCAATATACATCCGGTCTTTTCAACATCTGAAATCTGTTAAATTAGTTCTTACGAACTATTTTCACAATTACTTGATTTCTCAACTACATTCAAACAACTTTAACAGCTGCGCTCTCTCCGGCCACACTTGCACTGAGTCGTTTGAAAGAAACAGTTACAACATTTGACACTACCGTGTGTGCACACGGAGTTTTGAATCCTCCTTATGCCTGGTACTCATCATAGAGATGTCACCTTAAGTGACACACAGCACCTCCACACACAGCctctgttacatttttaaaaatatgctcctttaaaaaaaaaaatgctcctttatttttaaaacttgaatgtTACCATCTTCAAGCTgacaaggatttattttttttaagactaacaAACCGTGCCAAAACTAACAAGTGTCTGAAAGATATACGTAGTGATTCTATTACAgttaaacaagacaaaaataaaaaaaaaaaagaaaaactcaagatAAAATAGTATTGGTAGGTATCaaacaatatattaaataaaaagtatagtTCCACTATTTTTCTGATACCTAAATTCCAGGTAACTAAATACTAAGAACTTTGTAAAAAGGCACAATACAGCGGATTTTATCAACAAAGGCAATTCATTTTGAAATCCATGAAGCAGTTGACTTCATTATACAGTtatagattgtatttttaatttcagttatctGTCTGGAAAGTGTACACCAGTGcctagaaagggaaaaaaaaagtcagcaataTCTAAAATTACCATCCACATCTCTatgttaaaatgttcattaaaCTGTTAAGTGTcctataaaaatgtaaagctaTGGTTCCAGCACATGGTCAACTGAATTCTTGCTCATCAACACAGTCAAAATGTGTTCAAAGAATTAGTTCCTTATAATTGTTTCCTTAGAATGGTCAAAATGGTAATAACTACATATAAATCTCTCACCTTAAGAAAGATTGTTCTAAAGCTGTTTTGCTAATttgtcattattaaaaaaaaaaaaatccattaacaAGTCAGCTCCAAATCCTACATTGTTCTAAATTGCTATTTAAAATGGTAACTCTTTTATACCTTGCCTTTCATCTTCTATGCCGAGATATTAATAGCTAATAGTTTGTTATGCTCAAAGCAGAAGTATTCAAAATTAAAGACGGAAAGCAGAGTGTTTAACTATTTAATGGTATATTACtgaattttaggtattttatcatATGTAGAATTTGACTGGTTAGCAGGCCATTTAAGCATATAGGGAAATCAATGTTGGTTAGCCAAAGAATATGTGCATTGCAAATATACTCATAAACCCCAGGGAAATAAACTGTTTCTTTAGAagagtacatatatatttatcacaaGCACTAGTTAGACATTTAAGTAATATggtgaaacaaataaaaaagtcttaGAGGTAATTGGCTTTCCAAATAGTTTTCTTAGCAGTTTCTTTGGTTTTGCGATCAGTACATATAACATGAAGGAGTGAGGAGGGGCTATGACCTTTAATTCCTAATGGGCATTAATACATGATGTTAGAACAGGGTGAATCCAAGCCATATTCAGCATCAGGACTTCAGATTCACTCTATATTTGAATTCTGGGGtatgtttatatttacaaatGCTGTTATCTTTGTCCACAAGCTAACCAACCAATAAGGAAGAGTTAGTCTGTGCAATGCAAATGGACTAGTCTAGATGCAACCCAGTCAAGGTGTGCAtataccttttttgtttctttttaaacttttcttcttcaTACCTTGGTAGGGAAGAGTTATTTCAGTAAATATACATGTTatgaagataaacaaaacttgaaaaaaaggCACTAACAATAAACTCATATAAGTCTGCAGGCAAAACCAAAACTAACACACTATGTAGAAAGTCAAAATTGATCTAAGAAATCTCGCTTTGACACATTCAACAGACTAAACCTCAGATCAGTAGACCAAAAAACTTTTTCGACATTACAGGAGAGTGATATTCAAGTATTTATGTTAACAGCCTTCTaccaaatccttttaaaaaattagatgggAGGTGAATTCAATAAACAGAACATATTCCAGCCAGTGAAATGAACCAAGGTTAGgtgatataaataatatatttcgCCAGTAATAGGATTATTCAGCGCATGGATGAATTTACTCAAATTTGGAGAAGAGCATGTTCAAGTTTGGAGAATGTTCTTTAGTACTGACTGATCAGGAAACCACCTCTTAAGACtgtaaatagtctttaaaaagaaatagtctttaaaaataaaaattaactacaaCCAGAAATAATCCTTCCTGCTTCCTCAGGTGATGGCCtgaagaaaacagtatggggaaGGTGCTGGAAAatggcttctttcccttttccttagtTACAAAAACAAGAGCagttacaaaatatttatcacaCAGGAAGTGAAAAGGATGAGtactgaaaaatatttacctCTTGCACATCAATATATAAAGATCCAatacaattaaagaaataaaacaaaacatactgtTTTATGCATTCTGGTATGCCAACATATTCCATGGGGACAAGTTCCGCTAGTTCTGCCAAATTAAAGACGTATCTAATTTTTTGGCTGAATTTTGAgctatggaagaaaataaagataattaccTCAATATTCTGACCAACAGAACTGACAAGAAATTCACATAAGGAGctggtgttttttgtttctttttttttttttttaagtcaatgaCTCTCAGAAAATTACCTAATAAAGGGTCTTGTGACAGCTAGAAGTGTTCTGATAAACCATGAGGGATGTACAATGATTAGTGATTTTAGGTTTTTCCGTAacctggagttaaaaaaaaaaaaaaaaggaaaggaaaggaagcaaaaattttaaagctctATAAATTCTAATGCTAGGAAAAAAGGTAAGGCATCATTAAGTATGTGcaactttacacacacacacacacacacacacacacacacacacacacacacactcctcatcCAGAAGTTCATTTAGATGTGATATTCCTAAAGACAAGGAAATACACTCTTGAATTCTGATGGTCTTTTTTACTGCTACGAGATGAGCTTTACTGCATTTGGCTAAATTTATGTCCACAGTATAGCCTGTCAGTAAATGTCTCCTAGATATATTCACTTGTCTTTAGAATTCTGTCAACCAGGGGTAGAGGACAATACCGAATACgaaatttcatttttcaggatGAGAGGGGAACTGGTACTCATTTCTTCAACACCATGAAAGGCACTAAGCCACAAGAAtaggaaatgtaaatcagatctAACACATTCTTATGGAGtctaaaattctgaataaaaattaCCGGCATTACCCTGAATGActtaaaatgaccaaaaaaatccTGCTGTTTTATTATGCATATTCCACACTTAAGTAAAGTGAccattaaggattttttttttttttttaaatcataagaaCTAGCCCATGCCATGTTTAGGTATTTAGAGAAACCTATTAATGAATCTGAGTTCATTAAACTAGTTCAAGTTAGCTATAGCTTAAATCAAACCAACTGGAGATTCGAAGTTCCTTCCATTAGCATTGATGACTAACTCTGAGGAGAATACACTCCCTAGAGCTCATTTCAAAGTAAGATGATGGCTAAGCAtcttaaaaaccataaaatatgcTAAGCACTATGAGTTAGGCAAAATTCAGAATGTACTAAAATAGGAAATGTATTAAGTTCTCCATTCTTTCCCAAAACACAAGTTATAGGGAAATGTTCAATGTGGttcaaataaggagaaaaaaaggactattttatagttttgttttaaggaattaTTCTTTATTAAACAGATCAAAACTAACTTCCTTCATGATCTTCTAAAATACTgaactgagaaaacagaaacgTGTTATAAAATctacaaatataatttatagtGCCCTTAAGTGACcacaggaaataaaattgaataaagctattataaaaattattcagacTAGCTTTCAATGTGTATTTACAATACCTTCTATCAATTTGCTGATAGCATTTCCTGAGCCATCCCAGACTGGGCATTTTCCTTCGAGTTGTAGCACCATTTAAATAAACTATCATGTAGTTTTCTGCTACTAATAGCTCCAAAGTGCCAATAACATATCTATAAAGACAAATTAAGTTTAAGCCTTAAATACTGCTTTGCAGAACCAAGAAAATTATCCAAATTATATAACGCTCTTCCTTCCCTTCAATGACAGCAAAACCAATTAAAATTTCAGAACTGTATTAGTTGGTATTATGAATATGTAACTCTAAAAGAGCTACCTTctagaaatacacatttaaaagtCTATGGATGAACTGACATGATTTCTGGGACTTGCTTCAAAGTTATACAATGGAAGAGTATACATTTTGGGAATGAAGTATAAACCTATTAACTGTGGAAGCATTTGATTCATACACAAATATTCAATACACTTCTTTTACCTTCatgtaagtttgaaattttcccagtaagtttttttaaaacaccaCTAACTTAAGAAATAGAATGACTCTGTGGAAATAGAATTGAGTCGGTTCAGTTACATTTGGCTTTTGGGGAGTAAATGCATTTAGCCATATgattttgagataaaaataatttctttacatttaatgtaaaataaagaagttaGAACAGATAATCTGAAATATCCATTCCAGTTTTAAACTGACAATTTTCCTGTTGAGTTGGAAAATGCATACTTTTATAATGCCAAAGAATAAGGACTTAAAGAActgaaatggggataattataacCTTCTCCCAGGCAAAGTTCACTTCCTTAAACTGGAGATCTAATTAGCCCAGAATTCTGTCCACATTTTTCTGTGAAGGTATACTTACTTAAAGAGATTGTCCATCAGGTATCTATAGTTAGGCTGACCACTTTCGGGCATAAAACAGACAGCAAACACAACAATGGCATTTAATCCATCCCCGTAATATCCTGAAAATTAAGTCAAAGATAAAATCACCAGCATGATTTTACTTTTCCAGAGGAAATCTGTACAGCTGACAGATTATAGTGGTTCATGTTCCACAAATTTTTTTATCAAAAAACATGGTTTCGTTTTTAACCTTATAGAGCCTTATAGATCTTTAAATCCGCTCTtctcaaaatagaataaaatcgaAGAGGAAATAGTGGGCATAAAAACCAGAAACCCATTTAAAGTAGCATAATCAGAAAGCCAGTATTATTTTAGTAAATAGACAAAAGAAGTGATATAATCCAAGCAGGCATAATACGAAAACATCTGCAGCACTCGTATGCAAGTTATGGTTAAAGTGGATGCTTTTGCAAAAATACTTTTACACTCAAATATGCCTAGCATTTTGTAGATTCTAGAATAATGAAAACTACAATTACATCTTTGACAATTTTAACTGAAGAAAAAgtgttaaaatgtatatgtttattataatctCTAGTATCTAGTAACAttgttttaactttcatttccATTGTTTACAAACATGCACTGAAAAGGTTTAAACACTTCAAGTACATTAGCATCTATCTCAATCTCTTAGTCACAAAACACATTGCGATAATTCAATAGCATAAAATGGTCCTAATTATTTCCTAATATAAATAAAGTGCTCTTTTTGAAAGATACTAGGTTTAAACCATGAGGCAGGTCTCACAACTTGTTTCCTATGAACTGGCTGAATTAATAATGCAAGACTGTGAACTTCCTGATCCAGATTATCCTGTTTTCTTCATCTGAATAGGATTAAATTAGGCGGAATAATGTAAATGCAAACATTCAAGTGATTTGCTTTCAGATGAATGAAGACTATAGAAATACAGACGGGAATGCATTTGGCAGAAAGTAAATCAAGTAGAAAGGACtctacataaaaacaaacaaacaaacaaacaaaaaaaaaccaatctgTTTAACCTATGTGGTCCCTTTTCTTGCATTAGGATTTCATGTAATAAGAAATGTTCtagaggggcgcccgggtggctcagtgggttaaagcctctgccttccgctcaggtcatggtcccagggtcctgggatcgagccctgcattgggctctctgctcaacaaggagcctgcttcctcctctctcttgcctgcttctctgcctacttgtgatctctgtctgtcaaataaataaataaaatcttaaaaagaaagaaagaaagaaagaaagaaatgttctaGAGAGTGACTTGCATTTTGACTACCATTAACGTTCTGACGCTATTTACAGTGTCTAGGCAAACTTCTATACATGGCACAGTCAGGATGGTTAGAAGTTATAATCATACTCCCATAGCTTTTCCTATTTAACTtgtaatttaagaaatgaagCCTTGTATTTTTGGATATCCTAACAAATATGCAAAGCTGGTGCTCCATAAAAATGTGGAATGGACTAGTTCTATACTATATGGTAAAACTAAATGATTTATTCAgggttttattgtttgtttgttttttttgaagattttatttatttatttgccagagagagaaagagagcacaagcagggggagcagcaggctccccactgagcagggagcccgatgcggggctcgatcccaggacacctggatcatgacctgagccgaaggcagaaggcagacacttaaccaactgaatcacccaggaaTCCCTATTCAGggttttaatgtaaaataagaGTCATAGTTTAAAATGCCAGGTTTTACTTATATACACAAAAAGACAAGTACAAGAATGTTCAAAGCAGTTTTAATCATAACGGCCCAAATAGGAAACAACTCATAAgtccatcaaaagaaaaatgaataagccAATTGTGGTTTATCCATACAATGAACTACTACTTagtaatgaaaaggaatgaacaaCAGACAcaagcaacaacatggataaatgtcAAAAACATGCTGAgcaaaaaaaagtcaacaaaagagGGTACACTATATGATTCCAGTTAAACAGaattctagaacaggcaaaagtAATCATGGGGGCGGATATTAGAATAGTGGTTACTGGAGGGGGATATTCATTGGGAAGGAGTCTGAGAGAATTTTGGGGGGCAACGAAAATGTTTTACATGTCTAGCTGTAGGTGATATGGTTATATGGGCATCTGTCAAAACTCACTGAATCCTACCTTTCAGATTCGAAGTGAAAaagtcagaaagaagaaaaacaaatactgtatggtatcacttatacGCAGAATCTAAAAATGCCAAACTTAGAAACAGAGACTAAAATGGTGTTTACCAGGGTCTAGGGGGAAAGAAGATAtgctggtcaaagggtacaa includes the following:
- the BNIP2 gene encoding BCL2/adenovirus E1B 19 kDa protein-interacting protein 2 isoform X2 yields the protein MEGVELKEEWQDEDFPIPLPEDDSMEADVLAVSGPESQPEVNGNKVRKKLMAPDISLTLDPSDGSVLSDDLDESGEIDLDGLDTPSENSNEFEWEDDLPKPKTTEVIRKGSITEYTTAEEKEDGRRWRMFRIGEQDHRVDMKAIEPYKKVISHGGYYGDGLNAIVVFAVCFMPESGQPNYRYLMDNLFKYVIGTLELLVAENYMIVYLNGATTRRKMPSLGWLRKCYQQIDRRLRKNLKSLIIVHPSWFIRTLLAVTRPFISSKFSQKIRYVFNLAELAELVPMEYVGIPECIKQVDQELNGKQEEPKSEQ
- the BNIP2 gene encoding BCL2/adenovirus E1B 19 kDa protein-interacting protein 2 isoform X3, with the protein product MEGVELKEEWQDEDFPIPLPEDDSMEADVLAVSGPESQPDDLPKPKTTEVIRKGSITEYTTAEEKEDGRRWRMFRIGEQDHRVDMKAIEPYKKVISHGGYYGDGLNAIVVFAVCFMPESGQPNYRYLMDNLFKYVIGTLELLVAENYMIVYLNGATTRRKMPSLGWLRKCYQQIDRRLRKNLKSLIIVHPSWFIRTLLAVTRPFISSKFSQKIRYVFNLAELAELVPMEYVGIPECIKQYEEEKFKKKQKRVDQELNGKQEEPKSEQ
- the BNIP2 gene encoding BCL2/adenovirus E1B 19 kDa protein-interacting protein 2 isoform X1, producing MEGVELKEEWQDEDFPIPLPEDDSMEADVLAVSGPESQPEVNGNKVRKKLMAPDISLTLDPSDGSVLSDDLDESGEIDLDGLDTPSENSNEFEWEDDLPKPKTTEVIRKGSITEYTTAEEKEDGRRWRMFRIGEQDHRVDMKAIEPYKKVISHGGYYGDGLNAIVVFAVCFMPESGQPNYRYLMDNLFKYVIGTLELLVAENYMIVYLNGATTRRKMPSLGWLRKCYQQIDRRLRKNLKSLIIVHPSWFIRTLLAVTRPFISSKFSQKIRYVFNLAELAELVPMEYVGIPECIKQYEEEKFKKKQKRVDQELNGKQEEPKSEQ